In the Anastrepha obliqua isolate idAnaObli1 chromosome 1, idAnaObli1_1.0, whole genome shotgun sequence genome, one interval contains:
- the LOC129235847 gene encoding fructose-bisphosphate aldolase isoform X1 — MTTYFNYPSKELQEELSRIARAIVAPGKGILAADESVSTMGKRLQDIGVENTDEHRRLYRQLLFSTDPKVAENISGVILFHETLYQKADDGTPFVELLKKRGIIPGIKVDKGVVPLFGSEDECTTQGLDDLAARCAQYKKDGCDFAKWRCVLKIGKNTPSYQSILENANVLARYASICQSQRIVPIVEPEVLPDGDHDLDRAQKVTETVLAAVYKALNDHHVYLEGTLLKPNMVTAGQSCAKKYTPDQVALATVEALRRTVPAAVPGITFLSGGQSEEEASVHLNAINNVPLLKPWALTFSYGRALQASVLRAWGGKKDNVSAGQNELLKRAKANGESAVGKYVAGSVVGAGADAALFIANHAY; from the exons ATGACCACCTACTTCAACTACCCATCCAAGGAATTGCAGGAGGAGCTTAGCCGCATTGCGCGCGCTATTGTCGCTCCCGGCAAGGGTATTCTCGCTGCTGATGAGTCCGTCTCCACCATGGGCAAGCGTTTGCAGGATATTGGTGTTGAAAATACCGATGAACACCGTCGTCTATACCGTCAGCTGTTGTTCTCTACTGACCCAAAGGTCGCTGAGAATATTTCCGGTGTGATTTTGTTCCACGAGACTTTGTACCAGAAGGCCGATGATGGCACTCCATTCGTTGAATTGCTGAAGAAGCGCGGCATCATTCCCGGCATTAAGGTCGACAAGGGTGTTGTGCCATTGTTCGGCTCCGAAGACGAGTGCACCACTCAGG GTTTGGATGATTTGGCTGCCCGTTGCGCCCAATACAAGAAGGACGGTTGCGACTTCGCCAAGTGGCGTTGTGTCTTGAAGATTGGCAAGAACACACCTTCCTACCAATCTATCTTGGAGAATGCCAATGTTTTGGCACGCTATGCCTCCATCTGCCAATCGCAGCGTATCGTACCAATTGTTGAACCCGAAGTGTTGCCCGATGGTGATCATGACTTGGATCGCGCACAAAAAGTTACCGAAACTGTATTGGCTGCTGTCTACAAGGCTTTGAATGATCATCATGTCTACTTGGAGGGTACCTTATTGAAGCCCAACATGGTGACAGCTGGTCAATCATGCGCCAAGAAGTACACTCCCGATCAAGTAGCGCTCGCCACCGTCGAAGCTCTGCGCAGAACTGTGCCAGCTGCCGTGCCCG GCATCACCTTCTTGTCTGGTGGTCAATCTGAGGAGGAAGCTTCCGTGCACTTGAATGCCATCAACAATGTGCCATTGTTGAAACCATGGGCTCTGACCTTCTCTTACGGTCGTGCTCTGCAAGCTTCCGTCTTGCGCGCATGGGGAGGCAAAAAAGACAATGTATCCGCTGGTCAAAACGAGCTGTTGAAGCGCGCGaag GCCAACGGTGAATCTGCTGTGGGCAAATATGTTGCCGGCAGTGTGGTCGGTGCTGGTGCTGATGCAGCACTCTTCATTGCCAACCATGCCTattaa
- the LOC129235847 gene encoding fructose-bisphosphate aldolase isoform X2 has translation MTTYFNYPSKELQEELSRIARAIVAPGKGILAADESVSTMGKRLQDIGVENTDEHRRLYRQLLFSTDPKVAENISGVILFHETLYQKADDGTPFVELLKKRGIIPGIKVDKGVVPLFGSEDECTTQGLDDLAARCAQYKKDGCDFAKWRCVLKIGKNTPSYQSILENANVLARYASICQSQRIVPIVEPEVLPDGDHDLDRAQKVTETVLAAVYKALNDHHVYLEGTLLKPNMVTAGQSCAKKYTPDQVALATVEALRRTVPAAVPGITFLSGGQSEEEASVHLNAINNVPLLKPWALTFSYGRALQASVLRAWGGKKDNVSAGQNELLKRAKANGLACQGIYVAGSIPSFAANASLFVASHKY, from the exons ATGACCACCTACTTCAACTACCCATCCAAGGAATTGCAGGAGGAGCTTAGCCGCATTGCGCGCGCTATTGTCGCTCCCGGCAAGGGTATTCTCGCTGCTGATGAGTCCGTCTCCACCATGGGCAAGCGTTTGCAGGATATTGGTGTTGAAAATACCGATGAACACCGTCGTCTATACCGTCAGCTGTTGTTCTCTACTGACCCAAAGGTCGCTGAGAATATTTCCGGTGTGATTTTGTTCCACGAGACTTTGTACCAGAAGGCCGATGATGGCACTCCATTCGTTGAATTGCTGAAGAAGCGCGGCATCATTCCCGGCATTAAGGTCGACAAGGGTGTTGTGCCATTGTTCGGCTCCGAAGACGAGTGCACCACTCAGG GTTTGGATGATTTGGCTGCCCGTTGCGCCCAATACAAGAAGGACGGTTGCGACTTCGCCAAGTGGCGTTGTGTCTTGAAGATTGGCAAGAACACACCTTCCTACCAATCTATCTTGGAGAATGCCAATGTTTTGGCACGCTATGCCTCCATCTGCCAATCGCAGCGTATCGTACCAATTGTTGAACCCGAAGTGTTGCCCGATGGTGATCATGACTTGGATCGCGCACAAAAAGTTACCGAAACTGTATTGGCTGCTGTCTACAAGGCTTTGAATGATCATCATGTCTACTTGGAGGGTACCTTATTGAAGCCCAACATGGTGACAGCTGGTCAATCATGCGCCAAGAAGTACACTCCCGATCAAGTAGCGCTCGCCACCGTCGAAGCTCTGCGCAGAACTGTGCCAGCTGCCGTGCCCG GCATCACCTTCTTGTCTGGTGGTCAATCTGAGGAGGAAGCTTCCGTGCACTTGAATGCCATCAACAATGTGCCATTGTTGAAACCATGGGCTCTGACCTTCTCTTACGGTCGTGCTCTGCAAGCTTCCGTCTTGCGCGCATGGGGAGGCAAAAAAGACAATGTATCCGCTGGTCAAAACGAGCTGTTGAAGCGCGCGaag GCCAATGGACTCGCATGCCAAGGAATCTACGTAGCTGGTTCAATACCTTCCTTTGCAGCTAATGCCAGCTTATTTGTTGCCTCGCACAAATACTAA